A part of Acropora palmata chromosome 8, jaAcrPala1.3, whole genome shotgun sequence genomic DNA contains:
- the LOC141890389 gene encoding uncharacterized protein LOC141890389, whose protein sequence is MGKLREVTENVRAVLDKLKGIKADLVRGQLGWQDWDFPKLIEALRHWREVNPVEVMGTTHSKTKIFQTHERVRGCVYCERDDHKSNDCRQYVTLDQRKRLLSSKRLCFNCTNGKHRAADCRSRSTCGKCGRKHHTSICDSDRGAQLLTAACLANDAVVYPVVVVDVEGVKCRALLDTGAGSSYASATLLDRIGVRPGRRQVRKIEMMLGVATREVELTSVSVSNLAGNFQLGVEVTRVDKAALLELENPRYLEIIGRYPHLDGVKMLDEDAKTALPVHLILGASEIARIKTDQAPRVGSPGEPVAEITRFGWTIMSPGKEPDLPKLLLTQTSRVEYEDLCRLDVLGLKDPAVGDQEQVYNEFKEQLQRSSEGWYQTGLPWKGNHPPLPSNERGSLQRLHTLLRKLERSNTLERYNEVIMQQREEGIVEPVSSPPVGEEFYIPHKAVVREAAESTKLRIVYDASARESEKSPSLNECLEAGPPLQNKLWAVLVRVRFQPVALTGDMKQVFLQVRIREEDRDALRFHWISDLETRRVEVLRFTRALFGLAPSPFLLGGVIQQHLEACRATFPRLIQEIEKSLYVDDLVSGGPTVSAAQKIKEGAIDVFGQASFKLHKWHSNVPELESASELPSGETTFAKEQLGTPQGGEGCILGLSWNKEADAIEIRFPTERAPVTKRGILGKIARVYDPLGVVSPMTLTGKLLYREACDLKIAWDAQLPSELGNKWLKWESQLPASVSTARALPKYREEVSGIDLHCFGDASGRGVSAAVYAVVSQPSGNSVGLVAAKARLAKQGLTIPRLELVSGHMAMNLILNVKEALEGFPVGEMVCWLDSSVALHWIKGGGNYKQFVANRVHKIQQHPEVQWRHVSTKDNPADIGSRSGSVENVQLWWSGPEWLPKKQKWPSDIETKTTPESQAEAKVIREVLAVAQVQEDNLDTLLAKLTLWRTLRVCAWIGRFIHNSRTRSNRNKGPLTTEEISKQRILWLKRVQDSFKTDERFEEHRLQLNLQPNENGLLECRGRIQGVYPIYVPESHQFARKLVEEAHDRTLHGGVSLTMAKIRERYWVPRLRRLARKVVKACNGCKRFHATAFINPPPGQLPKDRTEGQNAFQVIGVDFAGPLKFRKKKGQDGKAYLVLYACSLTRGIYLELLSSLETSEFLRSLKRFIARRGRPEKIYSDNGRTFVAAAKWLKAVMADEKVHDFLSRKGIQWQFNLSRAPWWGSQFERMVGIVKGSLYKTIGNGFLTWTELEEVVLDVEVAVNNRPLGYVEDDVQLPVLTPNSLLYDQPNLLPELEPHHLEDRSLRKRARYLKRCKEAVWKRWTGEYVRSLRERHTLKHSGEERHPNVGEVLLIKSADKNRGKWKIGVVTDLIKGRDGIVRAAKLRVGTSCFAGYMQKIITVCK, encoded by the exons ATGGGCAAATTGCGTGAAGTGACCGAAAACGTTCGGGCGGTCCTCGACAAACTCAAGGGGATCAAAGCAGATCTTGTGCGGGGTCAGCTTGGATGGCAGGATTGGGACTTCCCCAAGTTAATTGAGGCCTTACGACATTGGAGGGAAGTAAACCCAGTTGAAGTGATGGGAACTACTCACtccaaaacaaagattttccaGACGCACGAGAGAGTACGAGGGTGTGTCTACTGTGAGAGAGACGACCACAAATCTAATGACTGTCGACAATATGTCACGCTAGATCAACGGAAGAGGTTATTAAGCTCAAAACGTCTATGCTTTAACTGCACTAATGGGAAGCATAGGGCTGCTGACTGCCGGAGTCGCTCAACTTGTGGAAAATGTGGCAGGAAACATCATACGTCTATCTGCGATAGCGATAGAGGGGCTCAACTATTGACAGCCGCTTGTCTGGCAAACGACGCTGTAGTTTATCCGGTTGTTGTGGTAGACGTAGAAGGGGTTAAATGTCGTGCATTACTAGATACCGGAGCAGGGAGTTCCTACGCATCAGCTACCCTCCTTGATAGAATTGGTGTGCGACCGGGCCGACGTCAAGTGCGAAAGATCGAGATGATGTTGGGCGTGGCCACTCGGGAGGTGGAACTTACAAGTGTGAGTGTATCAAATCTCGCAGGCAATTTTCAGTTAGGAGTTGAAGTAACTCGAGTTGACAAGGCAGCCTTGCTAGAGTTAGAGAATCCACGGTATTTGGAGATCATTGGGCGTTACCCTCACCTCGACGGAGTGAAGATGTTGGATGAGGACGCAAAGACAGCGTTGCCAGTACACCTAATACTTGGAGCCAGTGAGATTGCGAGAATTAAAACAGATCAAGCACCACGTGTAGGAAGCCCAGGAGAACCAGTTGCAGAAATAACAAGATTTGGGTGGACCATTATGTCCCCAGGAAAGGAACCAGACTTACCTAAGCTGCTCCTGACACAGACATCTCGAGTGGAGTACGAAGATCTTTGCCGGCTAGACGTGCTTGGTCTTAAGGACCCAGCCGTTGGAGATCAAGAGCAGGTGTACAATGAGTTCAAAGAACAACTTCAGCGGAGCTCAGAGGGATGGTACCAGACAGGACTCCCTTGGAAAGGAAATCACCCACCCCTTCCAAGTAACGAAAGAGGGAGCCTTCAAAGATTACATACCTTACTAAGAAAACTAGAGAGATCTAACACGTTGGAACGGTATAATGAAGTGATCATGCAACAGAGAGAGGAAGGGATCGTGGAGCCTGTTTCAAGTCCTCCGGTGGGGGAAGAATTTTACATCCCACACAAGGCAGTCGTGAGAGAAGCTGCGGAGTCAACGAAGCTTCGGATTGTATACGATGCTTCAGCACGTGAGTCAGAGAAGTCACCTTCCCTCAACGAGTGCCTTGAAGCGGGACCACCCTTACAAAATAAGCTGTGGGCAGTGCTAGTGAGAGTTCGATTCCAACCGGTCGCTCTGACAGGCGACATGAAGCAAGTGTTTCTTCAAGTTAGAATACGGGAGGAGGATAGAGATGCGCTACGGTTTCATTGGATCAGCGACTTGGAAACACGACGGGTAGAGGTATTACGCTTCACGCGAGCATTATTTGGTCTAGCACCATCCCCGTTCTTGTTGGGAGGAGTAATCCAGCAGCACTTAGAGGCCTGTCGAGCCACCTTTCCGAGACTGATCCAAGAAATAGAAAAGAGCCTTTACGTTGACGACCTTGTTAGTGGTGGTCCTACCGTATCCGCTGCTCAGAAAATCAAAGAGGGTGCTATCGACGTCTTTGGGCAGGCCTCGTTCAAGCTTCACAAGTGGCACTCAAACGTTCCTGAGCTAGAGTCCGCCAGTGAGTTGCCAAGCGGAGAGACTACGTTCGCTAAGGAACAGTTAGGAACACCCCAGGGAGGAGAGGGCTGCATTCTTGGGCTTTCATGGAACAAAGAGGCAGATGCGATAGAGATACGATTTCCCACTGAGCGGGCCCCAGTTACCAAGAGAGGGATACTTGGAAAGATCGCAAGAGTTTACGACCCTCTAGGGGTTGTGTCTCCCATGACGCTGACCGGCAAGCTACTTTACCGAGAAGCGTGCGATTTGAAGATAGCATGGGATGCCCAACTACCCTCTGAACTCGGCAACAAGTGGTTAAAGTGGGAGTCCCAACTGCCTGCCAGCGTTTCTACAGCTAGAGCCCTACCCAAGTACCGTGAAGAAGTCAGCGGCATCGATCTGCACTGTTTTGGTGATGCAAGTGGGCGTGGTGTTTCAGCAGCCGTGTATGCAGTCGTATCTCAGCCTTCGGGAAATAGTGTGGGGCTCGTGGCAGCTAAGGCCAGACTGGCAAAGCAAGGCTTAACCATACCTCGTTTGGAACTGGTGTCTGGTCACATGGCGATGAATCTGATTCTAAATGTTAAGGAAGCGTTGGAAGGATTTCCCGTGGGAGAGATGGTTTGCTGGCTAGATAGTAGTGTTGCCTTGCACTGGATCAAAGGGGGTGGAAATTATAAGCAGTTTGTGGCCAATAGAGTACACAAGATTCAGCAACATCCAGAGGTGCAATGGCGTCATGTGAGCACTAAAGACAATCCAGCAGACATAGGGAGCAGAAGTGGAAGCGTAGAGAACGTACAGTTGTGGTGGAGTGGACCAGAGTGGTTACCCAAGAAACAGAAATGGCCATCAGACATTGAGACGAAGACCACCCCAGAGAGTCAAGCAGAAGCAAAAGTTATCCGGGAAGTCCTTGCAGTGGCCCAAGTTCAAGAAGACAACCTTGACACCTTGCTTGCCAAGTTAACTCTGTGGCGGACGCTAAGGGTGTGCGCTTGGATAGGAAGATTCATACACAACTCACGTACCCGTTCAAACAGAAACAAAGGGCCACTCACAACAGAAGAAATCAGTAAACAAAGAATCCTTTGGCTGAAGAGAGTCCAGGACAGCTTCAAGACAGACGAACGGTTCGAAGAACATCGGTTGCAGCTCAATCTTCAACCAAACGAAAATGGGTTGCTTGAGTGTAGAGGGAGAATCCAAGGTGTCTACCCCATTTACGTACCAGAATCGCACCAGTTTGCGCGCAAGCTTGTTGAAGAAGCCCACGATCGCACGCTGCATGGGGGAGTAAGTCTTACCATGGCGAAGATTCGTGAGAGGTATTGGGTCCCAAGGTTGAGACGCCTTGCAAGGAAAGTGGTCAAGGCATGTAATGGTTGTAAGCGGTTTCATGCCACTGCGTTTATTAACCCACCACCAGGTCAGCTACCCAAGGATCGCACAGAGGGACAAAACGCTTTTCAAGTGATAGGAGTGGATTTTGCTGGACCTCTGAAATTTCGTAAGAAGAAAGGACAAGATGGAAAAGCGTACCTGGTACTCTATGCGTGCAGTCTGACGAGGGGGATATATCTTGAGCTACTGTCAAGCCTGGAAACTTCTGAATTTCTAAGAAGCCTCAAGAGGTTCATCGCGCGTCGAGGCAGGCCGGAGAAGATATATTCAGATAATGGCCGTACGTTCGTGGCAGCGGCAAAGTGGCTTAAGGCAGTAATGGCGGATGAGAAGGTGCACGACTTCCTGTCACGCAAGGGAATCCAGTGGCAGTTCAATTTGAGTAGGGCCCCTTGGTGGGGCAGTCAGTTTGAGAGGATGGTCGGAATTGTGAAAGGAAGTCTATACAAGACCATCGGTAACGGGTTTCTGACTTGGACTGAACTTGAGGAAGTGGTTCTCGATGTAGAAGTTGCAGTGAACAACCGACCCTTGGGTTACGTGGAAGACGACGTGCAGTTGCCAGTCTTAACACCCAATTCTCTGTTATATGATCAACCAAACCTGTTACCGGAACTCGAACCACATCACCTGGAGGACAGAAGTCTACGAAAACGAGCACGATACCTAAAGCGATGCAAGGAGGCCGTTTGGAAACGCTGGACTGGAGAGTACGTCAGGTCCCTTAGGGAACGGCACACGCTAAAGCATTCGGGAGAGGAACGCCACCCCAACGTTGGTGAGGTCTTACTTATCAAGTCAGCGGACAAGAACCGTGGCAAGTGGAAGATTGGGGTTGTCACAGATCTCATAAAGGGACGGGATGGTATCGTTAGAGCTGCGAAGTTACGCGTTGGAACATCATGCTTCGCTG gttacatgcaaaaaatcatcACAGTGTGcaagtga
- the LOC141890409 gene encoding serine protease 33-like isoform X1 produces the protein MSLKWKQSLTAFAYLLVFQNLHGFNVGKVLFPQHHSGRHFKGNFCAKKSPATFLDGQKLHTRHKRIVGGNVSVDGAWPWQVALFLDGLQVCGGSLIDDEWIVTACHCFKGYHSSEDPRRWKVKLGSRQAEFMATRFEQTRKIVQIIFHPDYFGEIENGVLVRPPDYDIALLRLSKPVKYNSFVQPVCLAAEDDSFPQGKTCYITGWGTTGWGKPQSKFLEQASIRLISGKDCNEQKSYNGIVPHTSLCAGVQNGKIDSCQKDSGGPLSCEHNGNWYLVGVTSWGWRCALPNKYGVYTDVRVLHDWIIGVVNHQ, from the exons ATGAGTTTAAAGTGGAAGCAGAGTCTCACCGCATTCGCTTATTTATTGGTATTTCAAAACCTGCACGGATTTAATGTTGGTAAGGTGCTATTCCCACAACATCACTCTGGCCGCCATTTTAAAG GAAATTTCTGCGCAAAAAAGTCTCCTGCAACATTTCTCGATGGACAAAAACTTCACACCAGACACAAACGGATTGTAGGCGGGAATGTCAGTGTAGATGGTGCCTGGCCTTGGCAAGTGGCATTATTTCTGGATGGCTTGCAAGTATGTGGAGGTTCACTCATTGATGACGAATGGATCGTAACCGCCTGTCACTGCTTCAAAG GGTACCACTCATCGGAGGATCCCCGGCGATGGAAGGTAAAACTTGGTTCCCGTCAAGCGGAATTTATGGCTACAAGATTTGAACAGACGAGAAAAATTGTGCAAATCATTTTCCATCCCGactactttggcgaaattgAAAATGGAGTCCTCGTTCGGCCACCTGACTATGACATAG CGCTTCTTCGACTCTCCAAGCCAGTAAAGTATAATAGCTTTGTGCAACCTGTCTGTCTTGCAGCCGAAGATGATTCGTTTCCCCAGGGAAAAACCTGCTACATAACAGGTTGGGGAACAACAGGATGGGGTAAGCCTCAGTCAAAGTTTTTAGAACAGGCTTCAATTCGTTTGATATCAGGAAAGGATTGTAACGAACAAAAATCATACAACGGGATAGTTCCCCACACCTCCTTATGCGCAGGAGTCCAAAACGGCAAAATTGATTCATGTCAGAAGGACAGCGGTGGACCACTATCCTGTGAACACAACGGAAACTGGTACCTTGTTGGTGTGACATCTTGGGGATGGCGATGCGCGCTACCAAATAAGTACGGTGTTTATACAGACGTTCGAGTTTTACATGACTGGATTATTGGTGTCGTTAATCATCAGTAA
- the LOC141890409 gene encoding transmembrane protease serine 11D-like isoform X2, protein MSLKWKQSLTAFAYLLVFQNLHGFNVGKVLFPQHHSGRHFKGNFCAKKSPATFLDGQKLHTRHKRIVGGNVSVDGAWPWQVALFLDGLQVCGGSLIDDEWIVTACHCFKGYHSSEDPRRWKVKLGSRQAEFMATRFEQTRKIVQIIFHPDYFGEIENGVLVRPPDYDIAEDDSFPQGKTCYITGWGTTGWGKPQSKFLEQASIRLISGKDCNEQKSYNGIVPHTSLCAGVQNGKIDSCQKDSGGPLSCEHNGNWYLVGVTSWGWRCALPNKYGVYTDVRVLHDWIIGVVNHQ, encoded by the exons ATGAGTTTAAAGTGGAAGCAGAGTCTCACCGCATTCGCTTATTTATTGGTATTTCAAAACCTGCACGGATTTAATGTTGGTAAGGTGCTATTCCCACAACATCACTCTGGCCGCCATTTTAAAG GAAATTTCTGCGCAAAAAAGTCTCCTGCAACATTTCTCGATGGACAAAAACTTCACACCAGACACAAACGGATTGTAGGCGGGAATGTCAGTGTAGATGGTGCCTGGCCTTGGCAAGTGGCATTATTTCTGGATGGCTTGCAAGTATGTGGAGGTTCACTCATTGATGACGAATGGATCGTAACCGCCTGTCACTGCTTCAAAG GGTACCACTCATCGGAGGATCCCCGGCGATGGAAGGTAAAACTTGGTTCCCGTCAAGCGGAATTTATGGCTACAAGATTTGAACAGACGAGAAAAATTGTGCAAATCATTTTCCATCCCGactactttggcgaaattgAAAATGGAGTCCTCGTTCGGCCACCTGACTATGACATAG CCGAAGATGATTCGTTTCCCCAGGGAAAAACCTGCTACATAACAGGTTGGGGAACAACAGGATGGGGTAAGCCTCAGTCAAAGTTTTTAGAACAGGCTTCAATTCGTTTGATATCAGGAAAGGATTGTAACGAACAAAAATCATACAACGGGATAGTTCCCCACACCTCCTTATGCGCAGGAGTCCAAAACGGCAAAATTGATTCATGTCAGAAGGACAGCGGTGGACCACTATCCTGTGAACACAACGGAAACTGGTACCTTGTTGGTGTGACATCTTGGGGATGGCGATGCGCGCTACCAAATAAGTACGGTGTTTATACAGACGTTCGAGTTTTACATGACTGGATTATTGGTGTCGTTAATCATCAGTAA